In the Piscinibacter sp. XHJ-5 genome, one interval contains:
- a CDS encoding MFS transporter gives MTTVVVVRKGGQVAIAGDSLVTFGDTRLAHGYEQNDKLFKVGDSWFGMSGTTAHFPVLRRALNGLTPDELRLGSRDEVFDTFLRLHPKLKDTFFLNTKEEDSDPYESSQFTALIANPAGIFGVYSYREVFEFDRFWGIGTGRAFALGAMYASYDKAKSAKELAEIGVRAGCEFDKNSSGPVRVHMIKLKD, from the coding sequence ATGACGACGGTTGTGGTGGTCCGCAAGGGCGGGCAGGTGGCCATTGCGGGTGACAGCCTGGTGACCTTCGGCGACACGCGGCTCGCCCACGGCTATGAACAGAACGACAAGCTGTTCAAGGTCGGCGATTCATGGTTCGGCATGTCCGGCACGACGGCGCACTTTCCGGTGCTGCGCCGCGCGCTGAACGGCCTGACGCCCGACGAGCTGCGCCTCGGCTCGCGCGACGAGGTGTTCGACACCTTCCTGCGCCTGCATCCGAAGCTGAAGGACACCTTCTTCCTCAACACGAAGGAAGAGGATTCCGACCCCTACGAGAGCTCGCAGTTCACCGCGCTGATCGCCAACCCGGCGGGCATCTTCGGCGTCTATTCGTACCGCGAGGTGTTCGAGTTCGACCGCTTCTGGGGCATAGGCACCGGCCGCGCGTTCGCCCTGGGCGCGATGTACGCCTCCTACGACAAGGCCAAGTCGGCCAAGGAGCTCGCCGAGATCGGCGTGCGCGCCGGCTGCGAATTCGACAAGAACTCCAGCGGGCCGGTGCGGGTTCACATGATCAAACTGAAAGACTGA
- a CDS encoding EAL domain-containing protein, with protein MSLIRQIWLLLVGALLLAFLGSMGVAISSARDTLQTQLRLKNNDNAASLALALSQQRGDPQLMELLMAAQFDTGFYRLIRFTTTDGRVLFLREAAQSRTQAPAWFVALLPIDSEPGTAQVSDGWRAMGSVQVVSHTAFAHDELWAGSQRSALALALIGLVAALVARAVVTRIRKPLDAAVEQAQSLVNGQFVSVAEPRVPELQRLTRAMNTMVGRLKLIFEAQAEQVEALRREAHSDPVTGLSNRKHFMGQLSAALQGEDGAAEGGLVLLRVLDLAGINRTLGHATTDRMICAVAQALQAYTQRVPGCRLGRLNGSDFALCLPAGGVALETAQAVTQALRVVLPAFGHGVAIAVGAVEIRRDMHVGQVLGAADAALALAESRGPFAVELGADGPGVSDTARLGEGAWRRGIGDALAQERLRLVSFPVINAERQLVHLECPLRLQLEAGGSFETAARWLPLALRAKQTAAIDERAVMLALSEIARDGQPRCINLSSASLADSNFAARLRTLLLDAPAAARKLWLEVPEAAAVDHFAQVHELGHQLRPAGAKVGLEHAGERIARIERLFEAGLDYVKLDAAVVQGLAGDGGRANYLKGVVAMLHGLSMQVMAEGVADPEDAQALWRIGVDGITGPWASALRGDLVA; from the coding sequence ATGTCGCTGATCCGGCAGATCTGGCTGCTGCTGGTGGGCGCGCTGCTGCTCGCGTTCCTCGGCAGCATGGGCGTGGCCATCTCGTCGGCCCGCGACACGCTGCAGACGCAGCTGCGCCTCAAGAACAACGACAACGCCGCATCGCTGGCCCTCGCGCTGTCGCAGCAGCGCGGCGACCCGCAGCTGATGGAGCTGCTGATGGCGGCGCAGTTCGACACGGGCTTCTACCGGCTGATCCGCTTCACGACGACCGATGGCCGCGTCCTCTTCTTGCGCGAGGCGGCGCAATCGCGCACCCAGGCCCCGGCGTGGTTCGTGGCGCTGCTGCCGATCGACTCGGAGCCGGGCACGGCCCAAGTCTCCGACGGCTGGCGCGCGATGGGCTCCGTGCAGGTGGTCAGCCACACGGCGTTCGCGCACGACGAGCTATGGGCAGGCAGCCAGCGTTCTGCGCTCGCGCTGGCGCTGATCGGCCTGGTGGCGGCGCTGGTGGCACGCGCCGTCGTGACCCGCATCCGCAAGCCGCTCGATGCCGCGGTGGAGCAGGCGCAGTCGCTGGTCAACGGCCAGTTCGTGAGCGTGGCCGAGCCGCGCGTGCCGGAACTCCAGCGGCTCACGCGGGCGATGAACACCATGGTCGGCCGCCTCAAGCTGATCTTCGAGGCGCAGGCCGAGCAGGTCGAGGCGCTGCGCCGCGAAGCGCACTCCGATCCGGTGACGGGGCTGTCCAATCGCAAGCACTTCATGGGCCAGCTGTCGGCCGCGCTGCAGGGCGAGGACGGCGCAGCCGAAGGAGGGCTGGTGCTGCTGCGCGTGCTGGATCTCGCCGGCATCAACCGCACGCTGGGCCACGCGACCACCGACCGCATGATCTGCGCGGTGGCGCAGGCGCTGCAGGCGTACACCCAGCGCGTGCCGGGCTGCCGCCTGGGCCGCCTCAACGGGTCCGACTTCGCGCTGTGCCTGCCGGCGGGCGGCGTGGCGCTGGAGACGGCGCAGGCGGTGACGCAGGCGCTGCGGGTCGTGCTCCCGGCGTTCGGGCACGGCGTGGCCATCGCGGTCGGCGCGGTGGAGATCCGACGCGACATGCACGTGGGGCAGGTGCTCGGCGCAGCGGACGCCGCGCTCGCGCTCGCGGAAAGCCGCGGGCCCTTCGCGGTCGAGCTGGGCGCCGACGGCCCCGGGGTGTCCGACACCGCCCGGCTCGGCGAAGGCGCGTGGCGCAGGGGCATCGGCGACGCGCTGGCGCAGGAGCGGCTGCGTCTGGTCAGCTTTCCGGTCATCAACGCCGAGCGCCAGCTCGTGCACCTGGAATGCCCGCTGCGCCTGCAGCTCGAAGCGGGCGGTTCTTTCGAGACAGCGGCGCGCTGGCTGCCGCTGGCGCTGCGCGCCAAGCAGACGGCCGCCATCGACGAGCGCGCGGTGATGCTTGCGCTGTCGGAGATCGCCCGCGATGGACAACCGCGCTGCATCAACCTGTCCAGCGCATCGCTCGCCGACAGCAACTTCGCGGCTCGCTTGCGCACGCTGCTGCTCGATGCCCCTGCGGCGGCGCGCAAGCTCTGGCTCGAGGTGCCCGAGGCCGCGGCCGTGGACCACTTCGCGCAGGTACACGAGCTGGGGCACCAGCTGCGCCCGGCCGGCGCGAAGGTCGGCCTGGAGCATGCCGGAGAGCGCATCGCCCGCATCGAGCGCCTGTTCGAGGCCGGGCTCGACTACGTGAAGCTCGATGCCGCGGTGGTGCAGGGACTGGCCGGCGACGGCGGGCGGGCGAACTACCTCAAGGGAGTCGTCGCCATGCTGCACGGGCTGTCGATGCAGGTGATGGCTGAAGGCGTGGCCGACCCGGAAGACGCGCAGGCACTGTGGCGAATCGGCGTCGACGGGATCACCGGTCCCTGGGCCAGCGCGTTGCGCGGTGACCTCGTGGCCTGA
- a CDS encoding TolC family outer membrane protein, translating to MRLTTPATLSALALLLSASQAIAQTPDPVRSAVEAAVQTNPDVTARFHAYRAAVDAVDAARGAYYPRVDLNANTGRDSDRIPTRTPESLSVSRNGVALSLTQLLWDGLGTKREVDRFGHDKLARYFELLDVTEQTALEAARATYDVQRFRRLVQLAEDNYVQHKYASLQIQSRFKAGVGRGVDLEQANARLALAESNLSTEIANLHDVTARYQRVVGEPPPKVIPPLAPLTRSTPSSSDEAMLSAIRQNAAISASIEGLRSARSAAEVRQSVFQPTIEARLRAGSGNNFEGVRDQRRDSTAEIVLNWNLYNGGADQARVRQQRNVVSQAADLRDRTCRDTRQTAAIAFNDTRKLAEQLQLLDRNTLAIEKARDAYRQQFDIGQRSLLDLLNAENELYTAKRAYANAEFDLGIAYARTHAAMNQLTTLLGVARVDPAAAEAANWAAGEDAPGRCPVMTSEVVTTERKLLDERARRIADK from the coding sequence ATGCGACTCACGACCCCCGCCACCCTCAGCGCCCTCGCCCTTCTGCTGTCCGCCTCGCAGGCCATCGCCCAGACGCCCGATCCGGTGCGCTCCGCGGTCGAGGCGGCCGTGCAGACGAATCCCGACGTCACGGCGCGCTTCCACGCCTATCGAGCGGCCGTCGACGCGGTCGACGCGGCGCGCGGTGCCTACTACCCGCGCGTCGATCTCAATGCCAACACCGGCCGCGACAGCGACCGCATCCCGACTCGCACGCCCGAGAGCCTGTCGGTGTCGCGCAACGGCGTCGCACTGAGCCTCACACAGCTGCTGTGGGACGGCCTGGGCACGAAGCGCGAGGTCGACCGCTTCGGGCACGACAAGCTGGCCCGGTATTTCGAGCTGCTCGACGTCACCGAGCAGACCGCGCTCGAGGCGGCGCGCGCCACGTACGACGTGCAGCGCTTTCGCCGCCTGGTGCAGCTGGCCGAAGACAACTATGTGCAGCACAAGTACGCCTCGCTGCAGATCCAGTCGCGCTTCAAGGCCGGCGTCGGCCGCGGCGTGGACCTCGAGCAGGCCAATGCCCGCCTGGCACTGGCCGAATCGAACCTGAGCACCGAGATCGCCAACCTGCACGACGTCACGGCCCGCTATCAGCGCGTCGTCGGCGAGCCGCCGCCCAAGGTCATCCCGCCGCTGGCGCCGCTCACGCGCTCGACGCCGTCGAGCAGCGACGAAGCGATGCTGTCCGCGATCCGGCAGAACGCGGCCATCAGCGCGAGCATCGAAGGCCTGCGCTCGGCCCGCTCGGCCGCCGAAGTGCGTCAATCGGTGTTCCAGCCGACCATCGAGGCGCGGCTGCGCGCCGGCAGCGGCAACAACTTCGAGGGTGTGCGTGACCAGCGCCGCGACAGCACCGCCGAGATCGTGCTGAACTGGAACCTCTACAACGGCGGCGCCGACCAGGCCCGCGTGCGCCAGCAGCGCAACGTCGTCAGCCAAGCCGCCGACCTGCGCGACCGCACCTGCCGCGACACGCGCCAGACCGCGGCCATTGCATTCAACGACACGCGCAAGCTGGCCGAGCAGCTGCAGCTCCTGGACCGCAACACCCTCGCCATCGAGAAGGCGCGCGACGCCTATCGGCAGCAGTTCGACATCGGACAGCGCAGCCTGCTCGACCTGCTGAACGCGGAGAACGAGCTCTACACCGCCAAGCGCGCCTATGCCAACGCCGAGTTCGACCTCGGCATCGCGTACGCGCGCACGCATGCGGCGATGAACCAGCTGACCACGCTGCTGGGCGTGGCGCGCGTCGATCCGGCGGCAGCGGAAGCGGCGAACTGGGCGGCCGGCGAGGATGCGCCGGGGCGCTGCCCGGTGATGACCTCGGAAGTGGTCACCACCGAGCGCAAGTTGCTCGACGAGCGCGCCAGGCGCATCGCCGACAAGTGA
- the lpdA gene encoding dihydrolipoyl dehydrogenase, whose product MDIKVPDIGDFKDVVVIEVLVKPGDTIKPEQSLITVESDKASMEIPASQGGVVKELKVKIGDKVSEGSVILSVEGEGAAAAAPAPAAPAPQAAPPKADAAPAPQAASYAGGADIECDMLVLGAGPGGYSAAFRSADLGMKTVLVERFPTLGGVCLNVGCIPSKALLHVAAVMDEARHFDAYGITYGAPKIDLDKLRAHKQKVVGKLTGGLAAMAKMRKVTVVTGNGEFADPHHLKVTMPDGKTQTIRFKNAIIAAGSEAVKLPFLPKDDPRIVTSTGALELRQNPKRMLVIGGGIIGLEMGTVYSTLGARLDVVEMLDTLMTGADRDLVKVWQKMNAPRFDNVMLKTKTVGAEATSEGIRVSFEGEAAPKEPQVYDLVLQAVGRVPNGKRIGADKAGVIVGDRGFIPVDIQMRTNVPHIFAIGDIVGQPMLAHKAVHEAHVAAEVAAGHKAAFEARVIPNVAYTDPEVAWVGLTEDEAKAKGVKVKKGLFPWTASGRAIANGRDEGFTKLLFDEESHKIVGGGIVGTHAGDLISEIVLAVEMGADGVDIGKSIHPHPTLGESIGMAAEVYEGVCTDVPPPRR is encoded by the coding sequence ATGGACATCAAGGTTCCCGACATCGGCGACTTCAAGGACGTCGTGGTCATCGAGGTGCTGGTCAAGCCTGGCGACACCATCAAGCCCGAGCAGTCGCTGATCACCGTCGAGAGCGACAAGGCGTCGATGGAGATCCCGGCGTCGCAAGGCGGCGTCGTGAAGGAGCTGAAGGTCAAGATCGGCGACAAGGTGAGCGAAGGGTCGGTGATCCTGTCGGTGGAAGGCGAGGGCGCCGCGGCTGCCGCGCCGGCCCCTGCCGCGCCGGCACCCCAAGCGGCGCCGCCGAAGGCCGACGCCGCGCCCGCACCGCAAGCGGCCTCGTACGCGGGCGGCGCCGACATCGAATGCGACATGCTGGTCCTCGGCGCCGGCCCCGGCGGCTACTCCGCCGCCTTCCGCTCCGCCGACCTCGGCATGAAGACCGTGCTGGTCGAGCGATTCCCCACGCTCGGCGGCGTGTGCCTCAACGTCGGCTGCATTCCGTCCAAGGCGCTGCTGCACGTGGCCGCGGTGATGGACGAGGCCAGGCACTTCGACGCGTACGGCATCACCTACGGCGCGCCGAAGATCGATCTCGACAAGCTGCGCGCACACAAGCAGAAGGTCGTCGGCAAGCTGACCGGCGGCCTGGCCGCGATGGCCAAGATGCGCAAGGTGACGGTGGTCACCGGCAACGGCGAGTTCGCCGATCCGCATCACCTGAAGGTCACGATGCCCGACGGCAAGACGCAGACCATCCGGTTCAAGAACGCGATCATCGCCGCCGGCTCCGAAGCGGTGAAGCTGCCCTTCCTGCCGAAGGACGATCCGCGGATCGTCACCTCCACCGGCGCGCTGGAGCTGCGCCAGAACCCGAAGCGCATGCTGGTGATCGGCGGCGGCATCATCGGCCTCGAGATGGGCACCGTGTACTCCACGCTTGGCGCCCGCCTCGACGTGGTCGAGATGCTCGACACCCTGATGACCGGCGCCGACCGCGACCTCGTCAAGGTGTGGCAGAAGATGAATGCGCCGCGCTTCGACAACGTCATGCTGAAGACCAAGACCGTGGGTGCCGAAGCGACTTCCGAAGGCATTCGCGTGAGCTTCGAAGGCGAGGCAGCGCCGAAGGAGCCGCAGGTCTACGACCTCGTGCTGCAGGCGGTGGGACGCGTGCCCAACGGCAAGCGCATCGGCGCGGACAAGGCCGGCGTGATCGTCGGCGACCGCGGCTTCATCCCGGTCGACATCCAGATGCGGACCAACGTGCCGCACATCTTCGCCATCGGCGACATCGTCGGCCAGCCGATGCTGGCCCACAAGGCGGTGCACGAGGCCCACGTGGCCGCCGAAGTGGCCGCCGGGCACAAGGCGGCCTTCGAGGCGCGCGTGATCCCGAACGTCGCCTACACCGACCCCGAGGTGGCGTGGGTCGGCCTCACGGAGGACGAGGCCAAGGCCAAGGGCGTGAAGGTCAAGAAGGGGCTGTTCCCCTGGACGGCGTCGGGCCGCGCCATCGCCAACGGGCGCGACGAAGGCTTCACCAAGCTGCTGTTCGACGAGGAGTCGCACAAGATCGTCGGCGGCGGCATCGTCGGCACGCATGCCGGCGACCTGATCAGCGAGATCGTGCTGGCAGTCGAGATGGGAGCCGACGGTGTCGACATCGGCAAGTCGATCCACCCGCATCCGACGCTGGGCGAGAGCATCGGCATGGCGGCGGAGGTCTACGAAGGCGTGTGCACCGACGTGCCGCCGCCTCGGCGCTGA
- the aceF gene encoding dihydrolipoyllysine-residue acetyltransferase: MALVEVKVPDIGDFKDVEVIELLVKPGDTVKREQSLVTVESDKASMEIPSSHAGVVKDLLVKLGDKVGEGSRLLMLEAEGAPEAAPAAATPAAPPPPAAAPPQAPAPAAPVAQGGGAIEVVVPDIGDFSEVAVIELFVKPGDTVKAEQSLITVESDKASMEIPSSHAGVVKELRVKIGDKVSKGTPLALLEGAAGAAAPVAAPAQAAPVQAAAAAAAPAEAASPSSAERHVPTAALPAHEPTRAPVNLPHASPTIRKLARELGVPLDEVKGSGPKGRITHEDVHAFVKGVMAGSVQTKGQAAKAPAGAAPAGGAFPGLLPWPQVDFTKFGPIERKDLSRIKKISGANLHRNWVVIPHVTNHDDADITELEAFRVQLNKENEKSGVKVTMLAFLIKASVAALKKFPEFNASLDGEQIVLKQYFHIGFAADTPNGLVVPVIKDADKKGVLQISQEMSELAKKARDGKLGPADMSGGCFSISSLGGIGGRYFTPIINAPEVAILGVCKSNTEPRWDGKAFQPRLMLPLSLSWDHRVIDGAAAARFNAYLGQILADFRRVLL, encoded by the coding sequence ATGGCACTGGTGGAAGTCAAGGTCCCCGACATCGGGGACTTCAAGGACGTGGAGGTCATCGAGCTGCTGGTCAAGCCCGGCGACACGGTGAAGCGGGAGCAGTCGCTCGTCACGGTGGAAAGCGACAAGGCGTCGATGGAGATACCGTCGTCGCACGCCGGCGTGGTCAAGGACCTGCTGGTCAAGCTCGGCGACAAGGTCGGTGAAGGCTCCCGGCTGCTGATGCTCGAAGCCGAAGGCGCGCCGGAGGCCGCACCCGCCGCGGCCACGCCCGCCGCACCACCCCCGCCGGCAGCCGCTCCACCGCAAGCGCCTGCGCCGGCGGCGCCGGTCGCGCAAGGCGGCGGCGCCATCGAGGTGGTGGTGCCCGACATCGGCGACTTTTCCGAAGTGGCCGTCATCGAGCTCTTCGTCAAGCCCGGCGACACCGTGAAGGCCGAGCAGAGCCTGATCACCGTGGAGAGCGACAAGGCGTCGATGGAGATCCCGTCCTCGCATGCCGGCGTGGTCAAGGAGCTCAGGGTCAAGATCGGCGACAAGGTCAGCAAGGGCACGCCGCTGGCGTTGCTCGAAGGCGCTGCGGGCGCTGCTGCGCCTGTCGCTGCCCCCGCGCAAGCCGCCCCGGTGCAAGCGGCTGCTGCGGCTGCCGCGCCTGCCGAGGCCGCATCGCCGTCATCCGCCGAGCGCCATGTGCCGACGGCCGCGCTGCCTGCCCACGAGCCGACCAGGGCGCCGGTCAACCTGCCGCACGCCTCTCCGACCATCCGCAAGCTCGCACGCGAGCTCGGCGTACCGCTCGACGAGGTGAAGGGCAGCGGTCCCAAGGGCCGCATCACCCACGAGGACGTGCATGCCTTCGTCAAGGGCGTCATGGCGGGCAGCGTGCAGACCAAGGGCCAGGCGGCCAAGGCACCGGCAGGCGCTGCGCCGGCCGGAGGGGCCTTCCCCGGTCTGCTGCCGTGGCCGCAGGTCGACTTCACGAAGTTCGGACCGATCGAGCGCAAGGACCTGTCGCGCATCAAGAAGATCAGCGGCGCCAACCTGCACCGCAACTGGGTCGTCATTCCGCACGTCACCAACCACGACGATGCCGACATCACCGAGCTGGAGGCCTTCCGCGTCCAGCTCAACAAGGAGAACGAGAAGAGCGGCGTCAAGGTGACGATGCTCGCCTTCCTCATCAAGGCCAGCGTCGCCGCGCTGAAGAAGTTCCCCGAGTTCAATGCATCGCTCGACGGCGAGCAGATCGTGCTGAAGCAGTACTTCCACATCGGCTTCGCTGCCGACACGCCCAACGGCCTGGTCGTTCCGGTGATCAAGGACGCCGACAAGAAGGGCGTGCTGCAGATCTCGCAGGAGATGAGCGAGCTGGCGAAGAAGGCGCGCGACGGCAAGCTCGGCCCGGCCGACATGAGCGGCGGCTGCTTCTCGATCTCTTCGCTAGGCGGCATCGGCGGCCGCTATTTCACCCCGATCATCAATGCACCCGAGGTTGCCATCCTCGGCGTCTGCAAGTCAAACACCGAGCCCCGTTGGGATGGAAAGGCCTTCCAGCCGCGGTTGATGCTGCCCTTGTCGCTAAGCTGGGATCACCGCGTGATCGACGGGGCCGCGGCGGCCCGCTTCAACGCGTACCTGGGCCAGATCCTGGCTGACTTCCGTCGCGTTCTCTTGTAA
- a CDS encoding response regulator yields the protein METPPIRVLLIEDNPADARLIELMLGEARGLRFELLWADDLNAGVEQLREHSADVVLLDLGLPESTGLDTLHRLQALGVKLPTLVVLSGLTDEEIAVQALQLGAQDYLVKGQVDASLLIRAIRYAMGRSQAEEALRQAHAEAQAAQQRAEIANEAKSAFLANMSHDLRTPLNGILGFAQILQWDRSLSERQQLGITAIRQSGEHLLTLINDILDVAKIEAGKIEMFPSDFALDKFLQVIASIIRVKAEQKPELKFTCDLAADLPEAIRADERRLRQVLLNLLDNAVKFTDRGQVVLRVRFSAPSRLRFEVEDTGIGMSEEQVSRLFQPFEQLGEPHRRSGGTGLGLVISRQFVRLMGGDIHVKSRLHAGNLFWFEIDVPVIRCPAPDQPLAERVVVGYRGPQKKVLVVDDVAENRAVLVEALDRLGFDVAQAAGGYDGLAQAQAMQPDLVLVDIVMPDIGGLEVIQRLRTFPALHATPIVAVSASATPDVESKTMAAGANAFLPKPVDVKSLLSCAGSLLNLSWVEAAGRKFAA from the coding sequence ATGGAAACGCCGCCGATCCGCGTCCTGCTCATCGAAGACAACCCGGCCGACGCACGCCTCATCGAGCTGATGCTCGGCGAAGCCCGCGGCCTGCGCTTCGAGCTGCTCTGGGCCGATGATCTGAACGCCGGCGTGGAGCAGTTGCGCGAGCACAGCGCCGACGTCGTGCTGCTCGACCTCGGCCTGCCCGAGAGCACCGGACTCGACACCCTGCATCGGCTGCAGGCGCTCGGCGTCAAGCTGCCGACGCTGGTCGTGCTGTCCGGCCTCACCGACGAGGAGATCGCGGTGCAGGCACTGCAGCTCGGGGCGCAGGACTACCTGGTCAAGGGGCAGGTCGATGCTTCGCTGCTGATCCGCGCCATCCGCTACGCAATGGGCCGCAGCCAGGCGGAGGAGGCGCTGCGCCAGGCGCATGCCGAAGCGCAGGCGGCCCAGCAGCGCGCCGAAATCGCCAACGAGGCGAAGAGCGCCTTTCTCGCCAACATGAGCCACGACCTGCGCACGCCGCTCAACGGCATCCTGGGCTTCGCCCAGATCCTGCAGTGGGACCGCTCGCTCAGCGAGCGGCAGCAGCTCGGCATCACGGCGATCCGCCAGAGCGGCGAGCACCTGTTGACGCTCATCAACGACATCCTCGATGTCGCGAAGATCGAAGCCGGCAAGATCGAGATGTTCCCGAGCGATTTCGCGCTCGACAAGTTCCTGCAGGTCATCGCGAGCATCATCCGAGTCAAGGCGGAGCAGAAGCCCGAGCTGAAGTTCACCTGCGACCTCGCCGCGGACCTGCCCGAAGCCATTCGTGCCGACGAGCGGCGGCTGCGCCAGGTGCTGCTCAACCTGCTGGACAACGCGGTGAAGTTCACCGACCGCGGACAGGTGGTGCTGCGGGTGCGCTTCAGTGCGCCGTCGCGGCTGCGCTTCGAGGTCGAGGACACCGGCATCGGCATGAGCGAGGAGCAGGTGTCGCGCCTGTTCCAGCCCTTCGAGCAGCTCGGCGAGCCGCACCGCCGCAGTGGCGGCACCGGCCTGGGATTGGTGATCAGCCGGCAATTCGTCCGCCTGATGGGCGGCGACATCCACGTGAAGAGCCGACTGCACGCCGGCAACCTGTTCTGGTTCGAGATCGACGTGCCGGTCATCCGCTGTCCCGCGCCGGACCAGCCGCTGGCCGAGCGTGTCGTCGTCGGCTATCGGGGCCCGCAGAAGAAGGTGCTGGTGGTCGACGACGTGGCGGAGAACCGCGCCGTGCTGGTGGAGGCGCTGGACCGGCTGGGGTTCGATGTCGCGCAGGCCGCCGGCGGCTACGACGGCCTGGCGCAGGCCCAGGCCATGCAGCCGGACCTGGTGCTGGTCGACATCGTGATGCCCGACATCGGCGGCCTCGAGGTCATCCAGCGCCTGCGCACGTTCCCGGCGCTGCATGCCACGCCCATCGTCGCGGTGTCGGCCAGCGCCACGCCGGACGTCGAATCGAAGACGATGGCCGCCGGCGCGAATGCCTTCCTGCCGAAGCCCGTCGACGTGAAGTCGCTGCTGAGCTGTGCCGGCTCGCTGCTGAACCTGTCGTGGGTGGAGGCAGCGGGGCGAAAGTTCGCTGCCTAG
- a CDS encoding transglutaminase-like cysteine peptidase, whose amino-acid sequence MHRLWAACQLWVQRLLMLAIVVAAFHPRAWDAERMLAAAQRHGPKALAGARALQGVLQAANDADDDAKLLALNQFFNRRIQSRDDSELWGQVDYWASPLEMLEKGAGDCEDFAIAKYFSLLALGMPVQKLRLVYVRAQMGGSGGPVQAHMVLAYYAAPNAEPLILDNLVTDVRPASRRTDLSPVFSFNSEGLWQGVGSQSAGDPAARLSRWREILVKARAEGFQ is encoded by the coding sequence ATGCATCGCCTGTGGGCCGCATGCCAGCTGTGGGTGCAGCGGCTGCTCATGCTGGCCATCGTCGTCGCGGCCTTTCATCCGCGCGCGTGGGACGCCGAACGCATGCTTGCAGCGGCGCAGCGGCACGGGCCGAAGGCGCTCGCCGGCGCCCGTGCGCTGCAAGGCGTGCTGCAAGCCGCCAACGATGCCGACGACGACGCCAAGCTGCTCGCGCTGAACCAGTTCTTCAACCGCCGCATCCAGTCGCGCGACGACAGCGAGCTGTGGGGCCAGGTCGACTACTGGGCGAGTCCGCTCGAGATGCTGGAAAAGGGAGCCGGCGATTGTGAGGACTTCGCGATCGCCAAGTACTTCAGCCTGCTCGCGCTCGGCATGCCGGTGCAGAAGCTGCGGCTGGTGTACGTGCGAGCGCAGATGGGCGGCTCCGGCGGGCCGGTGCAGGCCCACATGGTGCTCGCCTACTACGCGGCGCCGAACGCCGAGCCGCTGATCCTCGACAACCTGGTCACCGACGTGCGACCGGCTTCGCGCCGCACCGACCTGTCACCGGTGTTCAGCTTCAACAGCGAGGGCCTCTGGCAGGGCGTGGGCAGCCAAAGCGCCGGTGATCCGGCGGCGCGGCTGTCGCGCTGGCGCGAGATCCTCGTGAAGGCGCGTGCGGAGGGCTTCCAGTGA
- a CDS encoding response regulator: MTGQRTFRPIEILMVEDNPGDVRLTREALKGGKVWNEIHVVADGVAALDFLRQKAPYEAAPRPDLVLLDLNLPKKDGREVLASMKADPLLKAIPVVILTTSQAEEDVVRAYNLNCNCYVTKPVDFEQFTRIVQAIEQFWLTIVTLPPHPGS; encoded by the coding sequence ATGACAGGGCAAAGAACGTTCAGGCCGATTGAGATCTTGATGGTCGAGGACAACCCCGGCGACGTGCGGCTCACGCGCGAGGCATTGAAAGGGGGCAAGGTCTGGAACGAGATCCATGTCGTCGCCGATGGCGTCGCGGCGCTCGACTTCCTGCGCCAGAAGGCGCCGTACGAGGCCGCGCCGCGGCCTGATCTCGTCCTTCTCGATCTCAACCTGCCCAAGAAGGACGGCCGCGAAGTGCTAGCGTCGATGAAGGCCGACCCGCTGCTGAAGGCCATTCCCGTCGTCATCCTGACCACCTCGCAGGCCGAGGAAGACGTCGTCCGCGCCTACAACCTGAACTGCAATTGCTACGTCACCAAGCCGGTCGACTTCGAGCAGTTCACCCGCATCGTTCAGGCCATCGAACAATTCTGGCTGACGATCGTCACGCTGCCTCCGCATCCGGGAAGCTGA